A single genomic interval of Gemmatimonas aurantiaca harbors:
- a CDS encoding helix-turn-helix transcriptional regulator, whose translation MDLFVRFGATVRRLRMHAGYSQESLADLVGMHRNYIGTVERGETNISLENMHRIARGLRISLSALFAEMEGTDAGDDRPVPTSVPTTRSSGTDGRAALLRPALDRVAEARQALEDAVHQLQYFDAGGDDAGVTRSRPRRRKSR comes from the coding sequence ATGGATCTGTTTGTGCGCTTCGGGGCGACAGTGCGGCGGTTGCGCATGCATGCCGGATATTCGCAGGAGTCTCTGGCGGATCTCGTCGGCATGCACCGCAACTACATCGGCACGGTCGAACGCGGCGAGACGAACATTTCGCTGGAGAACATGCACCGTATCGCCAGGGGACTCCGCATCTCCCTGAGCGCACTGTTTGCCGAGATGGAAGGGACCGACGCTGGCGATGACCGTCCGGTTCCCACGTCCGTACCGACAACCAGAAGCAGTGGAACGGACGGCCGTGCGGCCCTGCTCCGGCCCGCACTCGATCGGGTGGCCGAGGCCAGACAAGCACTCGAAGACGCCGTACATCAACTGCAGTATTTCGATGCCGGCGGTGACGACGCCGGGGTCACCCGCTCCCGACCCCGGCGCAGAAAGAGCCGCTGA